In the genome of Megalops cyprinoides isolate fMegCyp1 chromosome 7, fMegCyp1.pri, whole genome shotgun sequence, one region contains:
- the LOC118781399 gene encoding ankyrin repeat, PH and SEC7 domain containing protein secG-like — MGFSISSLSRTEIRSVKPPATTQPTRRYQPAPNYNYKWTEVHYEASRGNLEKLRTLLRTVDKEQIDRKDYYGKTPLYWAAYKGQRSSMELLLKHGADVNAQCKHGGTPLHAAVGLFPECALVLIQHGADVDLPDIWGVTPMYLAACSGQIECIHLLVQAGAKINYKNKKTGEAPKQLSSRPALLAWLERLVREPHSLKHQCRRVVRHALGPARIPALCTLHIPLSLRDYLMFQDLHIPDTMGQVAGEHRTVDQKELTVP, encoded by the exons ATGGGTTTCTCCATCAGCTCTCTCTCGCGGACGGAGATCCGTAGCGTGAAGCCGCCTGCTACTACACAGCCGACCCGTCGCTACCAGCCCGCGCCCAACTATAACTACAAGTGGACAGAGGTGCACTACGAGGCCAGCCGCGGAAACCTGGAAAAGCTACGCACGCTGCTGCGCACCGTGG ACAAAGAGCAGATTGATAGGAAAGACTACTATGGGAAGACGCCTCTCTATTGGGCGGCTtacaaaggtcagaggtcatccatggagctgctgctgaagcATGGTGCTGATGTGAACGCACAGTGCAAACACGGGGGCACGCCGTTACACGCTGCGGTTGGGCTCTTCCCTGAGTGTGCACTGGTCCTCATACAG CATGGGGCAGATGTGGATCTCCCAGACATCTGGGGGGTCACTCCCATGTACCTGGCAGCCTGCAGCGGACAGATCGAATGCATTCACCTCCTGGTTCAGGCAGGGGCCAAGATAAACTACAAGAACAAG AAGACAGGCGAGGCTCCGAAGCAACTGTCGTCCAGGCCGGCGTTGCTGGCATGGCTGGAGAGGCTGGTGCGGGAGCCACACTCCCTCAAGCACCAGTGCCGCCGCGTGGTCCGTCATGCCCTGGGCCCCGCCCGTATCCCCGCCCTGTGCACCCTCCACATCCCGCTCTCGCTCAGGGACTACCTGATGTTCCAGGATCTGCACATCCCAGACACAATGGGGCAGGTTGCAGGAGAGCACAGGACCGTGGACCAGAAGGAACTGACTGTTCCTTGA
- the si:ch211-220i18.4 gene encoding SRSF protein kinase 3, translating into METKSKLLDLDIEEMQNQEDPRDYCYGGYHPVQIGDTLNRRYQVLTKLGWGYYSTVWLCLDLRLGRRVAVKVIKSGPGFAQAAQDELTLLRCVCGPNRKHSYSQCVVQLLDEFKLAGVNGIHMCLVMELLGPDLHSWQECFGNPGLPLPWVKRVIQQVLQGLDYLHNQCKIIHTDIKPENILLCMEKQSHNHTEGITVKIADLGSSCWVYKHFSDEIQTRQYRSLEVLLGSEYGPPADIWSVACMAFELVTGEPLFEPKAGKTFSLEEDHLAHIVELLGKIPSSVVLSGKYSAQYFNHRGDLRRIGVLRPWGLYEVLVEKYHCGLKEATLFSDFLLRMLDFVPERRATAAQCLNHPWINS; encoded by the exons ATGGAG ACGAAATCTAAGCTGCTGGACCTGGACATCGAGGAAATGCAGAATCAGGAGGACCCGAGAGACTACTGCTATG gAGGATACCACCCTGTTCAGATAGGGGACACACTTAACAGACGATATCAGGTGCTGACAAAACTGGGCTGGGGCTACTACTCTACTGTCTGGCTCTGCCTGGACCTCAG GCTTGGCCGGCGGGTGGCAGTGAAGGTGATAAAGAGTGGGCCAGGCTTTGCCCAGGCCGCACAGGATGAACTGACACTGCTGCGCTGT GTCTGCGGCCCCAACAGGAAGCACTCGTATAGCCAGTGTGTGGTCCAGTTGCTGGATGAGTTCAAACTGGCTGGGGTCAATGGGATTC ACATGTGCCTGGTTATGGAACTGCTCGGTCCGGACCTGCACAGTTGGCAGGAGTGCTTTGGGAACCCGGGTCTACCGCTGCCCTGGGTCAAGCGTGTCATACAACAG GTTCTTCAGGGCCTGGATTACCTACATAACCAGTGTAAAATCATACATACTGACATCAAGCCAGAAAATATACTGCTGTGCATGGAGAAGCAATCCCACAATCA cacagagggaaTCACAGTGAAGATCGCAGACCTCGGCAGCTCCTGCTGGGTG TACAAGCACTTCAGCGATGAAATCCAGACCCGTCAGTACCGCTCACTGGAGGTTCTGCTGGGCTCAGAGTACGGCCCGCCAGCAGACATCTGGAGCGTGGCTTGCATG GCTTTTGAGCTGGTCACCGGCGAACCACTGTTTGAGCCCAAAGCTGGGAAGACTTTCTCCTTGGAGGAAG accacTTGGCTCATATTGTTGAACTTCTGGGAAAGATACCAAGCTCTGTGGTTCTGTCGGGCAAATATTCTGCTCAGTACTTTAATCATAGAG GGGATCTGAGGAGGATTGGGGTTCTGCGGCCGTGGGGCCTTTATGAGGTTCTTGTAGAGAAGTACCACTGTGGACTGAAAGAGGCAACTTTATTCTCTGACTTCCTGCTGCGCATGCTGGACTTCGTGCCAGAGAGGAGGGCGACTGCAGCCCAGTGTCTCAACCACCCCTGGATCAACTcctga